In one Solanum lycopersicum chromosome 11, SLM_r2.1 genomic region, the following are encoded:
- the LOC101265498 gene encoding glycine-rich RNA-binding protein RZ1C isoform X1, with protein sequence MSGKDHDYRIFVGGLAWDVTDRQLEGAFGRYGKIIDCQVMLDRDTGRPRGFGFLTFADRRSMEDAIREMHGREIGDKVISVNKAQPKMSGEDSDHGYGGGYGGGGRGSYRDSDRGSYGGGDRGSYGGGDRGRYGGGGGGRGSYGGGDRSAGQDNCFKCGRPGHWARDCQQEGGGRGSRALSPPPRSRFGGGSAREDRYGSDRRYTDDQYDRGHYVDKERYDSKDDRYGSRDRFANDRHPAGGDRFADNKYGVSDRYAQNGSGKERGFDRDVGPRYGDRYSSGGPARYEGKSIRDRAGPYDQPRRGGGRPPAAAFDRY encoded by the exons ATGTCAGGAAAAGACCATGATTATCGTATATTTGTTGGAGGTTTAGCTTGGGATGTTACAGACCGTCAACTCGAAGGAGCTTTTGGCCGTTACGGCAAAATTATCGATTGTCAG GTTATGCTGGATAGGGATACAGGGCGTCCTCGTGGATTTGGGTTTTTAACATTTGCAGACCGTCGCTCCATGGAAGATGCAATCAGAGAAATGCATGGCAGGGAGATTGGTGATAAGGTGATCTCTGTGAACAAGGCCCAACCAAAGATGAGTGGTGAGGATTCTGACCATGGCTATGGCGGTGGCTACGGAGGCGGTGGCAGGGGTAGCTACAGAGACAGTGACAGGGGTAGCTATGGTGGTGGTGACAGGGGTAGTTATGGTGGTGGTGACAGGGGTAGGTacggtggtggtggtggtggccGTGGTAGCTACGGTGGTGGTGATAGGTCAGCAGGGCAAGACAATTGCTTCAAGTGTGGCCGCCCAGGCCATTGGGCTAGAGACTGTCAACAAGAAGGTGGTGGCCGTGGTTCACGTGCATTATCCCCCCCTCCTCGATCAAGGTTTGGTGGAGGTAGTGCACGTGAGGATCGTTATGGCAGTGACCGTCGGTATACAGATGATCAATACGACAGAGGCCATTATGTTGATAAGGAGCGCTATGATAGCAAAGATGATAGATATGGAAGCCGTGATCGATTTGCCAATGACAG GCACCCTGCTGGTGGTGATCGTTTCGCGGACAACAAGTATGGGGTTTCTGACCGATATGCTCAGAACGGTTCAGGCAAAGAGAGGGGTTTCGACAGGGATGTAGGTCCACGATATGGTGACAGATACTCCAGTGGAGGACCAGCACGCTACGAGGGGAAAAGCATCAGAGACAGAGCAGGACCATATGATCAACCTCGTAGGGGAGGAGGACGTCCACCCGCCGCTGCCTTTGACCGTTATTGA
- the SSK2 gene encoding SKP1-like protein 11-like, whose amino-acid sequence MASKKLILKSSDGDEFEIEESIAVQSGTIKNMVEDDYTLIPLPNVNTQKLILIIEYMKKHGEKTDSNEEEIKEFDKEFLKDKRYNDMFDLIVAANYLHIIDLMNLICQTIADRIKHKSVIAIRQIFGITNDFTSEEEENIREENKWAHEGEEIDESLD is encoded by the coding sequence ATGGcttcaaaaaaattgatcttGAAATCATCAGATGGTGATGAATTTGAGATTGAAGAATCGATTGCGGTTCAATCTGGAACGATAAAAAATATGGTTGAGGACGATTATACCCTCATCCCATTGCCTAATGTGAATACTCAAAAACTAATTCTAATTATCGAGTACATGAAAAAGCATGGAGAGAAGACGGATTCAAACGAAGAAGAAATTAAGGAATTTGATAAGGAATTTTTGAAGGATAAGAGATACAATGACATGTTTGATCTTATCGTTGCGGCAAATTATCTTCACATTATCgatttgatgaatttgatatGCCAAACGATAGCCGATCGAATTAAGCACAAGTCTGTAATTGCTATTCGTCAGATATTTGGTATTACCAATGATTTTACTTCagaggaagaagaaaatattcGTGAAGAAAATAAGTGGGcacatgaaggagaagaaatTGATGAATCTCTTGATtag
- the LOC101265498 gene encoding glycine-rich RNA-binding protein RZ1C isoform X2, with the protein MLDRDTGRPRGFGFLTFADRRSMEDAIREMHGREIGDKVISVNKAQPKMSGEDSDHGYGGGYGGGGRGSYRDSDRGSYGGGDRGSYGGGDRGRYGGGGGGRGSYGGGDRSAGQDNCFKCGRPGHWARDCQQEGGGRGSRALSPPPRSRFGGGSAREDRYGSDRRYTDDQYDRGHYVDKERYDSKDDRYGSRDRFANDRHPAGGDRFADNKYGVSDRYAQNGSGKERGFDRDVGPRYGDRYSSGGPARYEGKSIRDRAGPYDQPRRGGGRPPAAAFDRY; encoded by the exons ATGCTGGATAGGGATACAGGGCGTCCTCGTGGATTTGGGTTTTTAACATTTGCAGACCGTCGCTCCATGGAAGATGCAATCAGAGAAATGCATGGCAGGGAGATTGGTGATAAGGTGATCTCTGTGAACAAGGCCCAACCAAAGATGAGTGGTGAGGATTCTGACCATGGCTATGGCGGTGGCTACGGAGGCGGTGGCAGGGGTAGCTACAGAGACAGTGACAGGGGTAGCTATGGTGGTGGTGACAGGGGTAGTTATGGTGGTGGTGACAGGGGTAGGTacggtggtggtggtggtggccGTGGTAGCTACGGTGGTGGTGATAGGTCAGCAGGGCAAGACAATTGCTTCAAGTGTGGCCGCCCAGGCCATTGGGCTAGAGACTGTCAACAAGAAGGTGGTGGCCGTGGTTCACGTGCATTATCCCCCCCTCCTCGATCAAGGTTTGGTGGAGGTAGTGCACGTGAGGATCGTTATGGCAGTGACCGTCGGTATACAGATGATCAATACGACAGAGGCCATTATGTTGATAAGGAGCGCTATGATAGCAAAGATGATAGATATGGAAGCCGTGATCGATTTGCCAATGACAG GCACCCTGCTGGTGGTGATCGTTTCGCGGACAACAAGTATGGGGTTTCTGACCGATATGCTCAGAACGGTTCAGGCAAAGAGAGGGGTTTCGACAGGGATGTAGGTCCACGATATGGTGACAGATACTCCAGTGGAGGACCAGCACGCTACGAGGGGAAAAGCATCAGAGACAGAGCAGGACCATATGATCAACCTCGTAGGGGAGGAGGACGTCCACCCGCCGCTGCCTTTGACCGTTATTGA